One Gammaproteobacteria bacterium genomic window carries:
- a CDS encoding septal ring lytic transglycosylase RlpA family protein — translation MTWQPFRSWRTWALILVALILGACAGSGRDDGGSSRYSSRHDGAPTAPPDVMAIPDAVPRHEPRSRYGNPSSYVVFGKRYHVMPTSTGYVERGIASWYGTKFHGHRTSSGETYDMYAMTAAHKSLPLPTYARVTNLRNGRSVVVKINDRGPFYDNRVIDLSYAAAAKLGILSEGTGLVEVRSIQPGTAPRPVEQGPRVIEARATTAPARQPAAGPSLYLQVGAFVNRANAEQLTSKLRQVPLPDIHISPGVSDQRPLYRVRIGPLASVAEADRVAVKLGSYGIANPHVVID, via the coding sequence CTCGTCGCCCTGATCCTTGGCGCCTGCGCCGGCAGCGGCCGCGACGACGGGGGTAGCAGCCGCTACTCCAGTCGCCATGATGGCGCGCCGACCGCCCCGCCGGATGTCATGGCCATCCCCGACGCCGTGCCGCGGCACGAGCCGCGCAGCCGCTACGGCAATCCCTCCAGCTACGTGGTCTTCGGCAAGCGCTATCACGTCATGCCGACCAGTACCGGTTACGTCGAGCGCGGCATCGCCTCCTGGTACGGCACCAAGTTCCATGGCCACCGCACCTCCAGCGGTGAGACCTACGATATGTACGCCATGACGGCCGCACATAAGAGCCTGCCGCTACCGACCTACGCGCGCGTCACCAATCTGCGCAACGGCCGCTCGGTGGTGGTGAAGATCAACGACCGTGGTCCCTTCTATGACAACCGTGTCATCGACCTGTCCTATGCGGCGGCCGCCAAACTCGGGATCCTGAGCGAAGGCACCGGTCTGGTGGAGGTGCGCAGCATCCAGCCGGGCACGGCGCCGCGCCCGGTCGAGCAGGGGCCACGCGTCATCGAGGCGCGCGCCACGACGGCACCCGCGCGCCAGCCGGCCGCAGGGCCGTCGCTGTATCTGCAGGTGGGCGCCTTCGTCAACCGCGCGAATGCCGAGCAGCTGACCAGCAAGCTGCGCCAGGTACCGCTGCCCGACATCCACATCAGCCCCGGCGTCAGCGATCAGCGGCCACTGTATCGGGTGCGCATCGGCCCGCTCGCCAGCGTCGCCGAGGCCGACCGCGTCGCCGTGAAACTCGGCAGCTACGGCATCGCCAACCCGCACG